A window of the Juglans microcarpa x Juglans regia isolate MS1-56 chromosome 5D, Jm3101_v1.0, whole genome shotgun sequence genome harbors these coding sequences:
- the LOC121265886 gene encoding MDIS1-interacting receptor like kinase 2-like translates to MAATSLSISILIVAWVIWILLCSKCLDNALHQLVVVASGSSALQLKQAKALQETGWWSSTTIQARSNYSSVCLWDGIICNAGGSVTAILRSNQRLGGQLIKLNFSFFPNLDSLDLNGNNLTGLIPFEIGMLKSLTYLDLASNMFVGPIPSSLSHLINLRYLDLRQNKINGSIPSEIGMLKNLTSLYLSSNMLIGPIPSTLGHLTNLKYLVITRNKINGSIPSEIWMLRNLTYLSLDSNMLVGPIPSTLGHLTNLKFLFIGHNKINGSIPSEIGMLKNLTFLSLYSNMFIGPIPSTLGHLTNLRYLFLDQNKINGSIPSEIRMLKSLTSLSLNSNMLVGPIPSTLGHLTNLRYLGLGQNKINGSIPSEIGMLKSLTFLGLYSNMDAKKSDPFTP, encoded by the exons ATGGCAGCAACCTCCCTTTCTATTTCCATACTGATAGTAGCATGGGTTATCTGGATCTTGTTATGCTCTAAGTGTTTGGATAATGCACTTCATCAACTTGTTGTCGTTGCATCTGGATCGTCTGCCCTTCAACTTAAACAAGCCAAGGCTTTGCAGGAGACTGGGTGGTGGTCGTCCACTACTATCCAAGCCCGTAGTAATTATTCAAGTGTTTGCCTCTGGGATGGTATTATTTGCAATGCTGGTGGAAGTGTCACAGCCATCCTTAGATCTAATCAAAGATTGGGAGGTCAGTTGATCAAACTCaacttctctttctttccaAATTTAGACAGTCTTGATCTTAATGGGAACAACCTTACCGGGCTCATCCCATTTGAGATAGGAATGCTAAAAAGTCTAACTTATTTAGACCTTGCTTCGAACATGTTCGTGGGTCCAATCCCTTCCAGTTTAagccatttaattaatttgagatatttagATCTTCGTCAGAATAAAATCAATGGATCCATTCCCTCCGAAATAGGGATGTTGAAAAACTTAACCTCTTTGTACCTTTCTTCAAACATGCTCATCGGTCCAATCCCTTCCACTTTGGGTCATTTaactaatttgaaatatttggtCATAACTCGGAATAAAATCAATGGATCAATTCCCTCCGAAATATGGATGCTAAGAAATCTAACCTATTTATCTCTTGATTCAAATATGCTCGTTGGTCCAATCCCTTCTACTTTGGGTCATTTAactaatttgaaatttttgttcatTGGTCATAATAAAATCAATGGATCCATTCCCTCTGAAATAGGGATGCTAAAAAATCTGACCTTTTTAAGCCTTTATTCCAACATGTTCATCGGACCAATCCCTTCCACTCTGGGTCATTTAACTAACTTGAGATATTTATTCCTTGATCAGAATAAAATCAATGGATCCATTCCCTCCGAAATAAGGATGCTAAAAAGTCTAACCTCCTTAAGCCTTAATTCCAATATGCTCGTCGGTCCAATCCCTTCCACTCTGGGTCATTTAACTAATTTGAGATATTTAGGCCTTGGTCAGAACAAAATTAATGGATCCATTCCCTCTGAAATAGGAATGCTAAAAAGTCTGACCTTTTTAGGCCTTTATTCTAACAT GGATGCTAAAAAATCTGACCCATTTACTCCTTAG